The following are encoded in a window of Methanobrevibacter ruminantium M1 genomic DNA:
- a CDS encoding ABC transporter permease, producing the protein MDESANKMNKFDVLGSMNLRTKTLLAIGLSAFILIVVVLVSFFIDPTSITTDWSIMNQPPSLEHLFGTDWMGRDMFTRTIKGLGLSVQIGFFASILSSIIAVALAFLSSFNKYLDSFVSWLIDVFLSIPHILLIILISIALGGGAFGVLVGVAFTHWTSLARVLRAEIKRIKTSEFVTISERLGKSKFWIARKQILPLVISQVIVGTILIFPHAIMHEASVTFLGFGLSPHEPAIGIILSESMKYLATGNWWLALFPGLALLILVLLFDIAGENIKKMLDPASAND; encoded by the coding sequence ATGGATGAGTCAGCTAATAAGATGAATAAGTTTGACGTTTTAGGAAGCATGAACTTAAGAACCAAGACCCTGCTTGCAATAGGACTCTCTGCCTTCATATTGATTGTAGTGGTTCTTGTCAGTTTCTTCATTGACCCTACAAGCATCACAACCGATTGGTCCATTATGAATCAGCCACCTTCCCTTGAGCACCTATTCGGTACTGACTGGATGGGAAGAGATATGTTCACACGTACAATCAAGGGTTTAGGATTAAGTGTTCAGATAGGATTCTTCGCTTCCATATTAAGTAGCATCATTGCTGTTGCTTTAGCTTTCCTTTCAAGCTTCAACAAATATTTAGACAGCTTTGTATCTTGGCTTATAGATGTGTTCCTCTCTATTCCGCATATTTTGCTTATCATTCTTATTTCCATCGCTCTCGGTGGAGGAGCATTCGGTGTATTGGTTGGTGTGGCATTCACTCACTGGACATCTCTTGCTAGGGTCCTTAGGGCTGAAATCAAACGTATCAAGACTTCAGAGTTTGTAACAATCTCTGAAAGATTAGGAAAATCCAAGTTCTGGATTGCAAGAAAGCAAATCTTGCCATTGGTAATCAGCCAAGTTATCGTTGGTACAATATTGATTTTCCCTCACGCAATCATGCACGAAGCTAGTGTAACATTCTTAGGTTTCGGTTTATCTCCACACGAACCGGCTATCGGTATCATTCTTTCCGAATCCATGAAATATCTTGCAACTGGTAATTGGTGGTTGGCTTTATTCCCTGGTTTAGCATTATTGATTCTTGTATTGCTCTTTGATATTGCAGGAGAAAACATCAAGAAGATGCTAGATCCGGCAAGCGCAAATGATTAG